The sequence below is a genomic window from Haloterrigena turkmenica DSM 5511.
GGCAGCGGAGCGCTGGAACCCGGTGAGATCGGACTCGGCGGCCAGACGCAGGCCTGGCAGGGCGCCATCCCCGAACAGATCGCCGGCGAGGAGAATCCGACGCTTACCCTCCAAGAGGGGGAGGCCTACGAGATCACGTGGGAGAACATGGACGGCGCCGGCCACAACATCCAGATTCTCGACGACAATGACGAGGTCGTCGACGACTACGAGACCGAGATCATGTCGGAGGAAGGTGAGACCCAGACGCTCGAGATCGACGAGGTAACCAGCGAAATGGCACAGTACGTCTGCGAACCCCACCAAGCGACGATGAACGGCGATATCGAAGTCCAGTAATCGATCGACAGAGCGGTCGTGACCGACGACAGTCGCGACCGGCGAAACGACTGTCGAGTCGCTCGAGCACGGCACGGTCAGTACACGGTGTTTCTTTACGGTCCGCCACGCAGGAGGCCTATGCACGTCGTCGTCAACGCCGCTACGAGCGCGGACGGCAAACTCTCCTCGCGGCGCCGCGAGCAGATCGCGATCAGCGGCGAGGCGGACTTCGAGCGCGTCGACCGCCTCCGAGCCTACAGCGACGCCGTCGTCGTCGGCGTCGGCACCGTCCTCGCCGACGATCCGCACCTGACGGTGAAGGACGAGTCGCTGTGTGACGAACGCCTCGAGCGGGGCGAGCCGAAACAGCCGGCCCGCGTCGTCGTCGATTCGAAAGGGCGCACCCCGACCGACGCCGCGGTGCTGGACGACGCGGCGACGACCTACGTCTGCCTGAGCGAGGCCGCCCCCGTCGGTTCGCGGATGGACCTGGTCGACCACGCGGAGCTCGTGACCGCCGGCAACGACCGGGTCGACCTCCTGCGGGCGTTCGCGGCGCTCGAGGAGCAAGGCCTCGAGCGGATCATGGTCGAGGGCGGCGGCGAGCTCATCTTCTCGCTGTTCGAGGCCGGACTGGTCGACGAGTTGCGGCTGTTCGTCGGCCCGAAAGTAATCGGCGGCCGCGACGCGCCGACGCTGGCCGACGGCGAGGGGTTCGTCGAGGAGTTTCCGCTGTTGCATCTCGAGGATCTCGAGCGACTGGACGACGGGGCCTTGCTGCGGTGGACGGTAGAGGACTGAGTGCTGGCTCCCGGTCGTCGCACTCCAGTTTTCGTGTGTCGTTTCGCACAGGGAGGTCCTCGGGGGGAGGGGGACCCGGGAGCGTCCGGAAAGAAACAGGATCATCGTGATAGTGACAGCAACCGATCACGACTCGAGAGGTCCGATTTCGGATCAATAACTTAGGAAAACCGCTGTGTGAGAGGGAACGAATACTACCCAACAGGGAGGTTACTCAAACTCCGGCTCTCGATCCTCCACGAACGCCTCCATCCCCTCGCGCTGATCCGGCGTTCCGAAGAGACTCGCGAAGGCCCGCTTCTCGTACTGGAGTCCACTGGTCTGTGACCCCTCGTAGCGCTGATTGAGCGCCTGTTTCGCGGCGCGCATCGCGACGGCCGGCTTCGCGGCGATCCGCGAGGCCAGTTCGTCGACGGTCTCCTCGAGGGCGTCGTCGGCCACCACTTCGCCGAACAGGCCCGCCTCCGCCGCGGATTCAGCATCCAATCGCTCGCCGAGGAAGATCATCCGGCGGGCGGTCTCGTCACCGACGAGTTCCGGCAGGCGCTGGGTCGCGCCCCAGCCCGGGATGATGCCGAGGTCAATCTCGGTGTTACCGATGACGGCCGATTCGCTGGCGACCCGAAGGTCGCAGGCGATGGCCATCTCGCAGCCGCCGCCGAACGCGTAGCCGTTGACCGCGGCGATCGTGGGCGCCGGGAACGCCGCCAGCGCGTCGGCGACGTCGTGACCGAGAGCGCCCCATTCCTGAGCTTCAGCGGTCGAGAGATCCTGCATGTAGCCGATGTCCGCGCCGGCGATGAACGCGTCGTCGCCGGCGCCGGTCAGAACGAGCGCGTGGGCGTCGTCGTCCGCGGCCTCGGTGATGGCCTCGCCCATCGCCTCGAGAGTCTCGACGTTCAGGGCGTTGAGCGCCTCGGGTCGGTCGACCGTTATCGTTGCCACGTCTCCGTCCCACTCGAGTTCGACGGTCTGCCAGGACATACGCCGGGATTCATCGGCCCCGGTGAAATCCCTTGGCACCGCGGAAGTCTCGGTCCGCAAGCGCGAACGAAAGCGACCGTCGAGTCCGGACCCGTCACATCTTTCCTCGAGCGCGCCCTACTCGAGTCCATGGAACGAGCCACGTTCGGCGGCGGATGTTTCTGGTGTGTCGAAGCGGCGTTCAAGGAACTCGAGGGGGTCCAGTCGGTCACCTCCGGCTACGCCGGCGGCCATACCGAGGACCCGACGTACAAGGCGGTCTGTTCCGGAAAGACGGGCCACGCGGAAGTGGTCCAGATCGAGTACGATCCCGACGCGATCGCCTACGTAGACCTGCTCGAGGTCTTCTTTACGATCCACGACCCGACCACGAAGGACCGCGAGGGCCCGGACGTCGGCAGCCAGTACCGGTCGGCGATCTACGCCCACGACGACGACCAGCTCGAGACCGCCGAGGCGTTCGCCGAGGAACTCGAGAACGAGGGCCTCTACGACGGGATCGTTACCGAGATCGAGCCGCTCGAGACGTTCTACGAGGCCGAGGAGCACCACCAGGACTACTTCGAGAAGAATCCCAACGACGCCTACTGTACGATGCACGCGGCCCCGAAAGTCGAGAAAGTTCG
It includes:
- the msrA gene encoding peptide-methionine (S)-S-oxide reductase MsrA, which translates into the protein MERATFGGGCFWCVEAAFKELEGVQSVTSGYAGGHTEDPTYKAVCSGKTGHAEVVQIEYDPDAIAYVDLLEVFFTIHDPTTKDREGPDVGSQYRSAIYAHDDDQLETAEAFAEELENEGLYDGIVTEIEPLETFYEAEEHHQDYFEKNPNDAYCTMHAAPKVEKVREKFAENVEGEPTSA
- a CDS encoding cupredoxin domain-containing protein; translation: MSRDDPRSRRKVLQLGGSTAVAAILAGCGGGGGPGGNDSEENESGNGEEGTNESAGGNETNETEGGNETNETEGGNETNETEGGNETNESEGGNETNESEGGGGSGALEPGEIGLGGQTQAWQGAIPEQIAGEENPTLTLQEGEAYEITWENMDGAGHNIQILDDNDEVVDDYETEIMSEEGETQTLEIDEVTSEMAQYVCEPHQATMNGDIEVQ
- a CDS encoding enoyl-CoA hydratase/isomerase family protein, coding for MSWQTVELEWDGDVATITVDRPEALNALNVETLEAMGEAITEAADDDAHALVLTGAGDDAFIAGADIGYMQDLSTAEAQEWGALGHDVADALAAFPAPTIAAVNGYAFGGGCEMAIACDLRVASESAVIGNTEIDLGIIPGWGATQRLPELVGDETARRMIFLGERLDAESAAEAGLFGEVVADDALEETVDELASRIAAKPAVAMRAAKQALNQRYEGSQTSGLQYEKRAFASLFGTPDQREGMEAFVEDREPEFE
- a CDS encoding 2,5-diamino-6-(ribosylamino)-4(3H)-pyrimidinone 5'-phosphate reductase is translated as MHVVVNAATSADGKLSSRRREQIAISGEADFERVDRLRAYSDAVVVGVGTVLADDPHLTVKDESLCDERLERGEPKQPARVVVDSKGRTPTDAAVLDDAATTYVCLSEAAPVGSRMDLVDHAELVTAGNDRVDLLRAFAALEEQGLERIMVEGGGELIFSLFEAGLVDELRLFVGPKVIGGRDAPTLADGEGFVEEFPLLHLEDLERLDDGALLRWTVED